A single Tamandua tetradactyla isolate mTamTet1 chromosome X, mTamTet1.pri, whole genome shotgun sequence DNA region contains:
- the NR0B1 gene encoding nuclear receptor subfamily 0 group B member 1, translating into MAGDNRQWQGSILYNMLMTAKQPRADPEAPGARPGSQCWGCSCGAEQQGGREGLPGGRAVALLYRCCFCGEDHPRQGSILYNMLTSAKRMPAGPDASDTRQGGLCWGCSCGAERPVGRDGLVGGRAEALLYRCCFCGEDHPRQGSILYSLLTSAKQTHVAPGAPAARPGGPWWDRSYGARRPGGREGLPGGPAGALLYRCCFCGADPRLQGSQLYDVPTSAKQTHAAAGSPEAQPGTPWWGPSYGLQRPVALKSPQVVCEVASAGLLKTLRFVKYLPCFQVLPLDQQLVLVRSCWAPLLMLELAQDRMHFETVETVETAEPGMLQRSLTTRRQETAGDEPRAQFAPLEAGQQPSAAEVQAIKGFLAKCWSLNISTKEYAYLKGTVLFNPDLPGLQCVKYIQGLQWGTQQILNEHLRMTHRGHQARFAQLNSALFLLRFINANVIAELFFRPIIGTVSMDDMMLEMLCAKL; encoded by the exons ATGGCGGGCGACAACCGCCAGTGGCAGGGCAGCATCCTCTACAACATGCTCATGACCGCGAAGCAGCCGCGCGCGGATCCCGAGGCGCCCGGGGCTCGGCCGGGGAGCCAGTGCTGGGGCTGCTCTTGCGGCGCGGAGCAGCAGGGGGGCAGAGAAGGGCTGCCGGGCGGGCGGGCCGTGGCGCTCCTGTACCGCTGCTGCTTCTGCGGCGAAGACCACCCGCGGCAGGGCAGCATCCTCTACAACATGCTCACGAGCGCCAAGCGAATGCCTGCGGGCCCGGACGCGTCCGACACTCGACAGGGGGGTCTGTGCTGGGGCTGCTCGTGTGGCGCGGAGAGACCCGTGGGCAGGGACGGGCTGGTGGGCGGGCGGGCCGAGGCGCTCCTGTACCGCTGCTGCTTTTGCGGTGAAGACCACCCGCGACAGGGCAGCATCCTCTACAGCTTGCTCACCAGCGCAAAACAAACGCACGTGGCTCCGGGAGCGCCCGCGGCGCGGCCGGGAGGTCCGTGGTGGGACCGCTCCTACGGGGCGCGGAGACCGGGGGGCAGAGAGGGGCTCCCGGGAGGGCCGGCCGGAGCGCTCCTGTACCGCTGCTGCTTTTGCGGCGCAGACCCCCGGCTGCAGGGCAGCCAGCTCTACGACGTGCCCACGAGCGCCAAGCAAACGCACGCGGCTGCTGGGAGCCCCGAGGCGCAGCCGGGGACCCCCTGGTGGGGCCCCTCGTATGGCCTGCAGCGGCCGGTGGCCCTCAAGAGCCCACAGGTGGTCTGTGAGGTGGCCTCAGCCGGCCTGCTGAAAACCCTGCGCTTCGTCAAATACTTACCCTGCTTCCAGGTGCTACCCCTGGACCAGCAGCTGGTCTTGGTGCGCAGCTGCTGGGCGCCGCTGCTCATGCTCGAGCTGGCCCAGGACCGCATGCACTTCGAGACGGTGGAGACGGTGGAGACGGCGGAGCCCGGCATGCTGCAGAGGAGCCTCACCACCAGGCGGCAGGAGACAGCGGGCGACGAGCCGCGGGCCCAGTTCGCGCCGTTGGAGGCCGGGCAGCAGCCCTCAGCCGCCGAGGTCCAAGCCATCAAGGGCTTCCTTGCCAAGTGCTGGAGCCTGAACATCAGTACCAAGGAGTACGCCTACCTCAAGGGGACCGTCCTCTTTAACCCAG aCCTGCCAGGTCTGCAGTGCGTGAAGTACATCCAGGGACTTCAATGGGGCACTCAGCAGATACTCAACGAACACCTCAGGATGACACACAGAGGGCACCAGGCCAGATTTGCCCAACTGAACAGTGCCCTTTTCCTGCTGAGATTCATCAATGCCAATGTCATTGCAGAACTCTTCTTTAGGCCCATCATTGGCACAGTCAGCATGGATGATATGATGCTGGAAATGCTCTGTGCGAAGCTATGA